AAAACTGACAAATACCTGATGtgctaataaataaaatcaatactgAATCAAGATTGAAATACACAGGTGTAAGCATTGCATCAAATACCTTTTAGAGGAAAATGGAAATAGAATGAAAACAGAATTTGGCATGGGAAAGTTATGCCAAACCTTATTAAACACTTACAACACAGCTACAATATACACATTATTGCTGGGCTTGGGGATTAACATGTTGAAATCTAAGAGACAGTACCTGGACAGAGTTCAAGTGTGAAGCTCGATCGTTTCTCCGACGCTGTTTTTGAGCTTGGGATCTCTTTCCTTTACGAGGCAttctttaaacaattaaaatatgagACACAACAATTAGTTGACAGATGTATCTGATAAACTCACTAATCTGAATACACTAAACACAGGATcctaagacattttaaaaccaggtaaagatttacatttttttgaaggaaataatttatttacaatttgatTGTAAGCCCGCTTAAAATTAAGGGGTGCAAGAAATTTGAGAAATGTCcaagaaattttatttttttttggaattaataagaattttaacaaaaaaatgtaaatttttttatttgatgcttaaatctgcttgttaagtgtgacgtcgcgtggagcggcttccgggtccaattgCTCTATTCAaatgaatggggagattcatgaaatggtaataataaacgtttagaaagcgatttaatacttttgaaagtcacgatcgcaatatatatgtccatgcctaatatccgatggccagaaagtgattcattgttttataaattgttaaaatttttgtatttgttatgcagcaaacccagagattgttgtgtacactatgactttatgtaaaattaactttaatgtgtgataggaataaaacacgatcataaacgaatgttttctccactcaaatgaatggcagcttggacccggaaacagtatacatacatcacaaacacgtcaccacttaacaagcggataacatGATGATGATGTGCAATTGAGTAGTTGTGTCACtcttttaaatgacttttttcaCCCTTAGGAGGCACATGTAAAGGGTTAGGAAAGTGGTACAAAATATAATTGGGACTGTTTATTTGTGaatcttttgaaaaaataaattaactttagaaaatgtaatcaatttaaaaatctttaattaGGCACAGaaacacttaacaaacaaaagggAACTTTCATACCACACTAAAAGTAGTTTGTTCTCGTTTTGAACTCAACTTGGTTAaatttcagaaaataaaatatgaatagtaATACTAAATTTTGTACTAATAATGAGAATTGTACTTCTCTGGTCCTAGACCTTTTCAAGGCCTCAAATAGCAagttaaccctttaactaccccaccaagaaaaaagaaatgtttgaATTGCATTTCATAACTCCcaatgtcactagttaacacatttaatgcatttttttcaacacaccccatgatttctaaaatatcagcctctgccaaatggttgatatgtcagttTAAGGTAAAAGTACCAgatttaatacatatactatgaaaaatctgaaaatataaagaGTAATAccagtgcatttttttttaaaaaatattcaaaataaaacacttttttcacactttttcgccataaaatatttcagattctaattttttagattatttctttttttaaaagaataaaaccaaagtcaagtgaattagtgcaacatgattatgtttattagattttttttgtaaagcaaCAATGTTGTGAGTTATTTAATCCTTAACAGtcgtttttaaaacagtcaaaacatggtcaaccgtttggtagAGGGGCAGTCAAATGGTTTTCATGACCtgataaaaaaaactgattaaatgtaatgtaaagaaGAGGCTTTACTCtgaaaaaaatcatcaaaacataataaaatattcctAACGTTACTAATAAACACATTTGTTAATCCAATTAATTTCAGCAAGACATCCTCAATTTAAGGTAAATTAACATGCACGTACTTTGAAAGGTCCCCTGATGTATGAAGCGCCTCTAAGCCTGAAAAGATGATACCTGTAAACTCAAGAAAAGGTATAATTACTCTGTAAATATAACGAAAGGCTGGAcattgcttttaattatttaaaaaaaaatttaatgtaatttttatgtCTTACATATTATTTAGTCCGTTAAGTTAGTTGATTGGTTGATTACTTGAAGATCAGTCAATCTGCATCTTTCCCAATTCCCACCCTCAAGAACCGCACAGTGGTGGCCAGGCAGGGGTCCTCATTTCCCAAGTCAATGGTCCTGACTGTACATTGGTCGAATAGAATCTGCAATAACAGCATATGATATGATACAGTTGGTTTCCAATGACCCAACCGGCAGATTACTAGAAAACTGGAGTCCCTTGTTCTTCTTTCATGCTAATACGGAACATAGGCATGCGCAGTCGCGACCTCCTACAATTACAAAATaagagtatttttttaaaataaaagaagtgGGCCCGTTGCCTTTGCGATACCTTTAATAATCTGAAAATTTTGAAGCGTCAGCTTCTTTTAACTTagctaaaatatatttatgtctAACGTTTCATAATTGTATTTCTTGTATAGTTTTAGTAGAGCTAGAAAATACTATAAAACGCTGTATCACGATTTACTTATTCACTCGtcacaaaactatatatatatatatatatatatatatatatatatatatatatatatatatatatatatatatatatatatatatcagaaaacctgtaaccactgactttcatatcAATAGTTACATGTTtctagcatttttaaaaatatcttatttttaacagaaaaaaaggaaactcaAACATTAAAAGCTCGACGAGGGTacgtaaatagtgagtaaactatCATTTGtggctgaactattcctttatgTCTACGAATCGGTTCTTTCGAACAGTTAATTTCAGTAAATTCGGTTCCTTAACACGGTCAGGTCTTGTCCTAACGTATGTTTAAAATCCGTACACATTTCGTGTTTTAATTGTATTGCCATTGTATTTTGtcgttttaaacaaacaaaattgtattttgtCGTTTTTTTGTCATATGTAAACACGTCTATCTGTATGGGAAAATTGGCTTATCTCTGAAATGTGAGAGTCAATTCGCCGAATTACTGTAAACCGATTCAATCGATTGATTGAAATGATTCGACTCAATCAAACAAATCTTGACAAATTTAACACATCAGCAGCAGCGCCCTATTGTTTATAACTAAAGAGGCTTACTCTGTCAAATAAACATACGGTAATGCCACATTTGCCGTATAAATCAGATTTAACTTCCTCCGGAATGATTGGTTTGTCAAACTCTGCAAGTTGCATAAGTTAACTCATTTTCGCCACGGTCAGAAGCAACAGGTGTGTATTAAAGATAAGTGCGCCATAACTTCACAACCCGGCTGTTTGTAAAGCAATTTAACACAAGGAAACAAAAGACACTCATTCAGCTTTCCCTTCTCTATTTCGCTTGGAGTAGCAGGTTTTGTATGTGTGCGCCGGTGAAGATTTTTGTCAGAGGTGACGCAAATGCTGTGCGCCGTCCTGGTCGCTCCAGAGAGTAGACGAGAACATTTGGCCAGGTAAACAAAAGTTTTACACTTGGACAGAGCACAACACATCACACATTCGGCTTTTTAATTTAAGCATAAATATACAGGTGACCCTTAAATTTGGCATTATCATCGTTTGAACTGGTGTGTTATTGTATTGACCGCAGACGCTGCAGACTGCGAATTATGCTAATCTAGCTGTCAGGCTACAGGACATTACAGTTGAGCAAGTACTACTAGCACACGTTTCATTATGGCGAACAGCAGATTGACCGTTTATAGTTAATACTTAACTACATGCTGTAAGAAAATAAATGGTCATTCTGTAGTGCAAAAGACACTCATATTTATTGTCTTGCTAGCCTTTGAAAACACACAGCCAAGTTTATATAGCGTTCTGTAGACAAAGTTAGTCGTACGTTTTAAACATTGAATAGCAGGTAACTTAAGCCACATTACTGTGTAAATATAACGTTTCTTATTCAGATGATCTTATCTAATTGGAATTAACGTTATGTGATTACttctcttatttaaaaaaaaatattggcttCCATGATTGTCCCAAAAACCTGTTGGCTAATTTTGATCAGCAACATCATAAGGATGCAATTTCCTCAGTTCTGTTATACAGGCACAACATGCTTATACAGTGCGCAGAATAATGCAGAAATTGAGAGCTGTAATGTCAATGTGTCaagctaaaaaaatatatttttttaaaactatgaacATATAAATTAACTATAATCTCGCATAACCAGATGTATATAGTTTATATAGTCTCAGATACCTTATAATCAAACTATCATAATACGATACACTGACCTTTTAATTTTTAATGGcctattttaattgatttttttcaaGTAAATGGGACAATGcagaattttgtttatttattttcctaaaaTGGGTTAAATACCCAAACTTTTTATtggctttttaaaatatacattttatttttttttttaattttatttggttAAAAGGCTTTAGCATGCTTGTATGCCAAAATAAGTATAGTATTTAAGATAAGCCaaagcaaataaatgaacaaataaataattaagtaattgCAAGAAAGAAGGCCACTTTCAAATAAATAGCTGTTTAACTTATGCATCTCTGTTGTCATAGCTATGATTTTATTTACCTTCTCTGTCAAAATGAAATGCAGAGCTGATTCAAGCATATCCTTATTACCAGTGTTGGCTACTTTAAAAGTAGAGtcaagtaacacattactttaaaaattaagtaataatattttagttactttttaaaaaatttaaagcaaGTTACTTTTGAGATAatttaatacacttaaaaaataattagctAAATTAAAATTAGTGTAAACATGTTGAATCACACTTAATAGGAGAATTAGCTCACTGCGGGAACAGACAGAAACCATGATGGCACAGCTTTACATTTGTgatggaagtattctcattattttgaacatgtGGAAGAAAAAGGTATTgtagtctcaatggacagtgatttttgCTGAACTAATAAGACTAAAATAACacaagtagcaaacacattgcttacAACTTTAATCTTTATATATGGCATGTGTAGCTTCAGGTAGTTCTCAGAAGGTAAcattgttcagtttttttattcatttgttttaaaggtaaatgaaggtgtaggttatacagtgtgtcgTTAAATGCTGAGCTCCtctatttgaaaaaagaaaaataccctgcaagttctgaaagagatcaagcctcaggcaggtgtgaaaaagtaactcaaagaTAGCGTAACGCCttactttccataaaaattaaccaagtaatgcaactagttacttttttggggagagactcaatattgtaatgtattactttctaaagtaactttccccaacactgctcatTACTACGATCATATGTTTTCCTAACTTTTGTCACTGAGGTGAAAACACAAAACTTATTTACAAAATTCTCCAAACATTTAGGTGCTTGCTTACAGTATTTCACCCCAAATGTATTCTGAGTTTTAGCAGAAAATGAACTTTGATGTAAGTAAATAGATATTCTGTATTACATTTCAGCCTACTTTGTTACATAAGTGCAAGCACAGATAATAAGTTGCTGCAGTTTTTTTGCTAATTACAATTTTGCACAGCCCCGttaacagtttatttattaacttttgaaCAACTGGTCTAACCTATACTATTGCAATGTCTTTTATTGCAGGTATTTGTCATCCATGTGGGAATGGGGGATATGAAGACCCCAGATTTCGATGATCTGCTTGCAGCATTTGATATTCCAGACATTGATGCCAAAGAAGCAATTCAGTCTGACACTCATGGCAATCATAATGAACACAGTAGTGTAGTTGAAAAGGAGAGAAGTGGAAGTCCTTCCCTAAGACCTTCAGGAAGTCCTGATCCTCCTCACAATGACCCTTCCGTGGTCAGCGTGATTGTAAAAAACAGTGTACATTCAGATGACAAAGCCGAAGGGAATGAAACTGGGGAGTTTTCTAGTGCAGATGAATCACAAAAGTCTCCCCAGAAAGGTCCCAGTAAAGATAGCTCAGTGCCTACGGATCAATTTATCTATAATGGACTCAAAAGCGTCTCAGGTGGGTCTACAGAATCCTCTCCATCACTAGATCTAGCACCGGGGCAGCCTAATGGCCCCCTTTGGGCTCTTTCTGCTTCTAAAGCTACTGGTGATGATGACAAACATAATGACGCTTTTACTAATCACCCTGCCAGCACTTTTCAGTCTTTACCTCTGAGTGATCACCCCAGCGTATCTTCACGTTTAATTAGTCCAAACTTTTCTTCCAAAGTTGATTCTGAGGAAGCACAAGcaataaatggcactttaagAGCAGGAGTTCGTCGGCACCTGTCTGAAGATGAAGAATCTGAACCAGACCTGGGCAGTCCTGCTCTTGTCATACAAGAGAGCCCCAATTCCCAGCTGTGCCCTGCTCCCAAGGTCCCACGCATGCAGCGGTCCCCTTCAAGTGTGTTTCAACCGCTTTCTCCCTCATCACCTTCCTTACCTGTGAGTAACACCCAAATGGAGGAACCCTCTGTCCAGCATCCAAAACTACACAGCAGCACCAACCCAACATCTCTGACCTCCACAAATAATCTACCAGTTGAAGAAAAAGATCTGGAGCATATAATTGAGGAGAGAGATTCTCCTGAGAGCCCTGAGCCAGAAATCTCTCAATCTCGTACATCTCTTCCCTCAAATTCACAAGGAGCCATTGAGTCAAAACAGAGGATAACAAGAGAAGAAGCCCCTCAAGATCAGGTTATGGACGTGAGCATGCAGGAGAAGGTGGATTATGGAGCTGAGGCGACAGAAGGGAAATCTACTGAGCCTACTTTGGTGGAATCGGCCTCTGATGCAATCTCCAACTCGGCTTCTTCAAAGCCTCTCAAAATGAGAATCAAGACTGTCAAGAAACCAGTTGTAAGCATTACACGCACTGTATCTAAGGCTGCTACCAAAGGTGGAGCCTCTAAGGGTTCTGGTGCCTCTAAAGTTCAAGCAGTAGCCCGTAAGTCAGTGCAGAAGATTCCGAGATCTGTTGCTTCTCCTCAACTGCTATCTCAGAGTACAAAGGTCGCGATGTTGCCCGTGTCCACCCTTCAGGATGCCAGCACGGCTATGTTGTTTGCAGCCAGCAGGGCACAGAATCAAATGCCCACTGCTCTGTCGGCCACTGCAGTCAACATCACCAGAACATCAAACCTCCCTTCCATCTCTTCCTCATCCATTCCTGGAGTTAACGTTCGCGCTGCTTCAGGCCAGAAAACAAACACTGGAACAGCTAAACCAGCCTCAATTGTGAACAGTCCAGGAGCTGTGATCTCACGCAGCCAATCTAGCCTTGTTGAGGCTTTTAACAAAATCCTGAACAGTAAGAATCCACTGCCAAGTTACCAGCCTGACCTCACCTCTCTGCCACCCCCAGAATGGGGTCTTCGATTGCCCTCTACCGGATACCGTTGTCTCGAGTGCGGAGATGCATTTGCTTTAGAGCGCAGCTTGGCGAGACACTACGATCGACGCTCTATGAGGATTGAGGTGACCTGTAACCACTGCTCCAAACGGCTGGCTTTCTTCAATAAGTGCAGCCTGCTGCTCCATGCACGAGAACACAAGGAGAAGGGGCTGGTCATGCAGTGTTCTCATCTTGTCATGAGTCCTGTCAGTGTGGAGCAGATGATTGGCCAGCAGGATACTGTGCCTATAGGTTTGTGTCTATTTCCATATGTCTATCAAAAATCTTCAAT
This sequence is a window from Danio rerio strain Tuebingen ecotype United States chromosome 16, GRCz12tu, whole genome shotgun sequence. Protein-coding genes within it:
- the znf687a gene encoding zinc finger protein 687a (The RefSeq protein has 19 substitutions compared to this genomic sequence), with the protein product MGDMKTPDFDDLLAAFDIPDIDAKEAIQSDTHGNHNEHSSVVGKERSGSPSLRPSGSPDPPHNDPSVVSVIVKNSVHSDDKAEGNETGEFSSADESQKSPQKGPSKDSSVPTDPFIYNGLKSVSDGSTESPPSLDLAPGQHNGPLWSLSASKATGDDDKHNDAFTNHPASTFQSLPLSNHPSVSSHLISPNFSSKVDSEEAQAINGTLRAGVRRHQSEDEESEPDLGSPALVIQESPISQLCPAPKVPRMQRSPSSVFQPPSPSSPSLPVSNTQMEEPSVQHPKLHSSTNPTSLTSTNNLPVEEKDLEHIIEERDSPESPEPEISQSRTSLPSNSQGAIESKQRITREEAPQDEVMDVSMQEKVDYGAEATEGKSTEPTLVESASDAISNSASSKPLKMRIKTVKKPVVSITRTVSKAATKGGASKGSGASKVQAVARKSLQKIPRSVASPQLLSQSTKVAMLPVSTLQDASTAMLFAASRAQNQMPTALSATAVNITRTSNLPSISSSSIPGVNVRAASGQKTNTGTAKPASIVNSPGAVISRSQSSLVEAFNKILNSKNPLPSYQPDLTSLPPPEWGLRLPSTGYRCLECGDAFALERSLARHYDRRSMRIEVTCNHCSKRLAFFNKCSLLLHAREHKEKGLVMQCSHLVMSPVSVEQMIGQQDTVPIGVLSPAVSALSAIKESGVNLSQSSDHSCPECWSTFKGKQELVAHFQEVEPGGTDTCCLQCSPPMPLWNSCCAAAHRRMHQQLPPLVCPECGLICQTHELNTHLKQTCLHYSRRLGYKCACCHLVFGGVNSQNAVKTHMQTAHCEIFHKCPSCPMAFKSSSGAESHCASQHPELSESARQSKEIYKCVMCRTVFTQKSLLSVHIDTHLTKQKMHVFKCPDCNKLFTQRTSLLEHVKDTHRETSNHDGTSTQNSLVKMESSDGEEWGRDEEEDKGKVSDANSAVPRSQSWSCSQCQTHYTDKENYISHMTEQHGKELKKFPCTLCEGSFSSSSSLRRHIRVKHKGIKRVFYCQLCTGEKRSFSSKLILEKHIQAQHAGERGTATQSQAVPQFTDGADSSSEHDAGVLGGSSVEPESRLAESTLTRRIKGAPVGEQEAKGLRCMPCGFTTEDREEFLQHIVCHRDGGSGAQCQQCGACFASSSSLSRHLFISHRVRDSPSDHAEAALHTCATSVASDSAAAGGSPGSPLSVVGGLLEDGEGKHICKVCGRYFSKPADLNTHFRTHGMAFITAYKTDKPA
- the znf687a gene encoding zinc finger protein 687a isoform X1; this encodes MGDMKTPDFDDLLAAFDIPDIDAKEAIQSDTHGNHNEHSSVVEKERSGSPSLRPSGSPDPPHNDPSVVSVIVKNSVHSDDKAEGNETGEFSSADESQKSPQKGPSKDSSVPTDQFIYNGLKSVSGGSTESSPSLDLAPGQPNGPLWALSASKATGDDDKHNDAFTNHPASTFQSLPLSDHPSVSSRLISPNFSSKVDSEEAQAINGTLRAGVRRHLSEDEESEPDLGSPALVIQESPNSQLCPAPKVPRMQRSPSSVFQPLSPSSPSLPVSNTQMEEPSVQHPKLHSSTNPTSLTSTNNLPVEEKDLEHIIEERDSPESPEPEISQSRTSLPSNSQGAIESKQRITREEAPQDQVMDVSMQEKVDYGAEATEGKSTEPTLVESASDAISNSASSKPLKMRIKTVKKPVVSITRTVSKAATKGGASKGSGASKVQAVARKSVQKIPRSVASPQLLSQSTKVAMLPVSTLQDASTAMLFAASRAQNQMPTALSATAVNITRTSNLPSISSSSIPGVNVRAASGQKTNTGTAKPASIVNSPGAVISRSQSSLVEAFNKILNSKNPLPSYQPDLTSLPPPEWGLRLPSTGYRCLECGDAFALERSLARHYDRRSMRIEVTCNHCSKRLAFFNKCSLLLHAREHKEKGLVMQCSHLVMSPVSVEQMIGQQDTVPIGVLSPAVSALSAIKESGVNLSQSSDHSCPECWSTFKGKQELVAHFQEVEPGGTDTCCLQCSPPMPLWNSCCAAAHRRMHQQLPPLVCPECGLICQTHELNTHLKQTCLHYSRRLGYKCACCHLVFGGVNSQNAVKTHMQTAHCEIFHKCPSCPMAFKSSSGAESHCASQHPELSETARQSKEIYKCVMCRTVFTQKSLLSVHIDTHLTKQKMHVFKCPDCNKLFTQRTSLLEHVKDTHRDSSNHDGTSTQNSLVKMESSDGEEWGRDEEEDKGKVADANSAVPRSQSWSCSQCQTHYTDKENYISHMTEQHGKELKKFPCTLCEGSFSSSSSLRRHIRVKHKGIKRVFYCQLCTGEKRSFSSKLILEKHIQAQHAGERGTATQSQAVPQVTDGADSSSEHDAGVLGGSSVEPESRLAESTLTRRIRGAPVGEQEAKGLRCMPCGFTTEDREEFLQHIVCHRDGGSGAQCQQCGACFASSSSLSRHLFISHRVRDSPSDHAEAALHTCATSVASDSAAAGGSPGSPLSVVGGLLEDGEGKHICKVCGRYFSKPADLNTHFRTHGMAFITAYKTDKPA
- the znf687a gene encoding zinc finger protein 687a isoform X2, yielding MGDMKTPDFDDLLAAFDIPDIDAKEAIQSDTHGNHNEHSSVVEKERSGSPSLRPSGSPDPPHNDPSVVSVIVKNSVHSDDKAEGNETGEFSSADESQKSPQKGPSKDSSVPTDQFIYNGLKSVSGGSTESSPSLDLAPGQPNGPLWALSASKATGDDDKHNDAFTNHPASTFQSLPLSDHPSVSSRLISPNFSSKVDSEEAQAINGTLRAGVRRHLSEDEESEPDLGSPALVIQESPNSQLCPAPKVPRMQRSPSSVFQPLSPSSPSLPVSNTQMEEPSVQHPKLHSSTNPTSLTSTNNLPVEEKDLEHIIEERDSPESPEPEISQSRTSLPSNSQGAIESKQRITREEAPQDQVMDVSMQEKVDYGAEATEGKSTEPTLVESASDAISNSASSKPLKMRIKTVKKPVVSITRTVSKAATKGGASKGSGASKVQAVARKSVQKIPRSVASPQLLSQSTKVAMLPVSTLQDASTAMLFAASRAQNQMPTALSATAVNITRTSNLPSISSSSIPGVNVRAASGQKTNTGTAKPASIVNSPGAVISRSQSSLVEAFNKILNSKNPLPSYQPDLTSLPPPEWGLRLPSTGYRCLECGDAFALERSLARHYDRRSMRIEVTCNHCSKRLAFFNKCSLLLHAREHKEKGLVMQCSHLVMSPVSVEQMIGQQDTVPIGVLSPAVSALSAIKESGVNLSQSSDHSCPECWSTFKGKQELVAHFQEVEPGGTDTCCLQCSPPMPLWNSCCAAAHRRMHQQLPPLVCPECGLICQTHELNTHLKQTCLHYSRRLGYKCACCHLVFGGVNSQNAVKTHMQTAHCEIFHKCPSCPMAFKSSSGAESHCASQHPELSETARQSKEIYKCVMCRTVFTQKSLLSVHIDTHLTKQKMHVFKCPDCNKLFTQRTSLLEHVKDTHRDSSNHDGTSTQNSLVKMESSDGEEWGRDEEEDKGKVADANSAVPRSQSWSCSQCQTHYTDKENYISHMTEQHGKELKKFPCTLCEGSFSSSSSLRRHIRVKHKGIKRVFYCQLCTGEKRSFSSKLILEKHIQAQHAGERGTATQSQAVPQVTDGADSSSEHDAGVLGGSSVEPESRLAESTLTRRIRGAPVGEQEAKGLRCMPCGFTTEDREEFLQHIVCHRDGGSGAQCQQCGACFASSSSLSRHLFISHRVRDSPSDHAEAALHTCATSVASDSAAAGGSPGSPLSVVGGLLEDGEEALKSGH